The following coding sequences are from one Scomber japonicus isolate fScoJap1 chromosome 3, fScoJap1.pri, whole genome shotgun sequence window:
- the LOC128356029 gene encoding protein B4 → MPPKKPAVDSADPPEPSSNDAPVEKKVEKKSDSATLRKIAAHPSTAIMVKEALKELDSRKGVSSQAIQNYIKQKYPSVDVLRLKHFVRRALKKGIETGTLVRPANSSVTTGAVGRFRLAPEVKQTKPKTENVDPNVQKVTKAEKDAAKDGAKKTKKTGKGATKKKETENEPTSSEDSKSPKKSKKDEKAAISKVAPAKKPKAKKAATDDGKGASESAKTKGKSTKEAKAGKASQGKTAKAGSDAPVSKATGKRGKKTAE, encoded by the exons ATGCCTCCGAAAAAGCCAGCGGTGGACTCTGCTGATCCACCGGAGCCGTCCTCCAACGATGCCCCGGTCGAGAAGAAAGTCGAGAAAAAATCAG ATTCTGCGACGCTGCGCAAAATTGCAGCTCATCCCTCCACAGCTATTATGGTGAAAGAAGCGCTTAAAGAGTTGGACTCAAGAAAGGGCGTCTCATCCCAGGCCATACAGAACTACATTAAACAGAAATACCCCTCGGTGGATGTGCTGAGGTTGAAGCACTTTGTCCGCAGAGCCCTGAAGAAAGGAATCGAAACTGGCACTCTGGTGAGGCCAGCCAACTCCAGTGTGACTACAGGCGCAGTGGGAAGATTCAGG CTTGCACCAGAAGTCAAGCAGACAAAGCCAAAAACTGAGAACGTGGATCCTAATGTacaaaaagtcacaaaagcaGAAAAGGATGCAGCAAAGGATGGAGCCAAGAAGACCAAAAAAACaggtaaag GTgccacaaaaaagaaagaaactgaaaatgaacCCACATCATCAGAG gACTCCAAGTCTCctaaaaaatcaaagaaagatgAGAAGGCAGCAATTTCAAAGGTTGCCCCAGCAAAGAAGCCAAAAGCTAAAAAAGCTGCGACTGACGATGGCAAGGGAGCCTCCGAGTCAGCCAAAACTAAAGGGAAAAGCACCAAGGAGGCAAAAGCCGGGAAGGCATCGCAGGGCAAGACTGCTAAAGCGGGCAGTGATGCCCCTGTTTCCAAAGCAACTGGGAAACGTGGGAAGAAGACTGCAGAGTAG